One genomic window of Struthio camelus isolate bStrCam1 chromosome 1, bStrCam1.hap1, whole genome shotgun sequence includes the following:
- the PSMG1 gene encoding proteasome assembly chaperone 1 produces the protein MATFFGEVVVAPSRAGVDDEESAEETLEDREIRRELEKKREVDVLWTLKSGASTERAAEEPVSCSRFIVAVGHSAAAFLSSFILDSVCWEVVGAMKLWNEWCRTSNTTNVLPTDSFCLFYRLISDPTVLLCQCSCYVAEDQQFQWLEKVFGCMRKEGLQVTILSTCPVADYKTQESTLTLPSPFLKALKTKEFKEPVCCPLLEQPNIVRDLPAAVLSYCQVWQIPAVLYQCYTDVIKLDTVTIEAFKPLLSSKILKNLVKDISESTKILKKLLTSNETHNNIYI, from the exons ATGGCGACGTTCTtcggggaggtggtggtggcgccCTCCCGCGCCGGCGTGGACGACGAGGAGTCGGCGGAGGAGACGCTGGAGGACCGGGAGATCCGCAGggagctggagaagaaaag GGAGGTCGACGTCCTCTGGACCTTGAAATCGGGAGCGTCGACGGAAAGGGCTGCAGAAGAGCCAGTTTCGTGCTCGAGGTTTATAGTAGCAGTAGGGCATAGTGCTGCAG CTTTCCTGTCGTCTTTTATTCTGGATTCCGTATGCTGGGAAGTAGTTGGAGCTATGAAATTGTGGAACGAATGGTGTCGAACATCCAACACAACAAACGTCCTCCCGACagattctttttgtttgttctatCGGTTAATATCAGACCCGACA gttttactgTGCCAGTGCAGTTGCTATGTTGCCGAGGATCAACAGTTCCAGTGGCTTGAAAAG GTTTTTGGCTGTATGAGAAAGGAAGGCTTGCAAGTAACCATTCTTTCAACATGTCCTGTAGCTGATTATAAAACTCAGGAATCCACCTTAACACTTCCATCTCCTTTTCTGAAAGCCTTAAAGACAAAAGAATTCAAAGAACCAGTCTGCTGCCCGCTGCTGGAACAACCTAACATTGTGCGAGATCTTCCTGCTGCTG TTTTGAGTTATTGCCAAGTATGGCAGATTCCTGCAGTTTTGTATCAGTGTTATACTGATGTCATCAAGCTGGACACAGTTACAATTGAAGCATTCAAGCCTCTGCTGTCTTCTAAAATCCTGAAAAATTTAGTCAAG GATATCTCTGAAAGCACAAAGATTTTGAAGAAGTTACTGACAAGCAATGAAACTCACAATAATATCTATATATAA